The proteins below come from a single Asanoa ferruginea genomic window:
- a CDS encoding glycoside hydrolase family 13 protein produces MAEREPWWRGAVIYQIYPRSFADGSGDGIGDIAGIRAHLDHLSGLGVDAVWLSPWFPSPMADAGYDVSDFRDIDPLFGTLAEAEAMIAEAHARGIRVIVDIVPNHCSDQHPWFQAALAAGPGSPERELFWFRPGRGPNGDEMPTDWRGEFKGTTWTRTTNADGTPGEWYLHLFAPEQPDFNWDHPKVRAEFESILRFWFDRGIDGIRIDSAALLLKDPALPEVEAAERHPFHDLDGVHEVYRSWRRIADEYPGGRALIGEVWLPDAERFTNYLRPDELHTAFNFDFLTCAWDPDLLRACIDRTMETHALVGAPATWVLANHDVTRPVTRYGREDTTFSFATKREGTPTDLQLGYQRARAAALLCLALPGGAYIYQGDELGLWEVEDIPPAMRTDPMYPRSGFVDPGRDGCRVPLPWSGVESPFGFSPTGSSAPWLPQPADWKDRTVQAQTGDPHSMLELYREALRIRRDVAALGDGAMRWLPSADGVLAFARDPRFVCVANLSTAAVDLPDHEEVWLASGPLDGDRLPADTTAWLRTA; encoded by the coding sequence ATCGCAGAACGCGAGCCGTGGTGGCGCGGGGCGGTGATCTACCAGATCTACCCCCGTAGCTTCGCCGACGGTAGTGGCGACGGCATCGGCGACATCGCCGGCATCAGGGCACACCTGGACCACCTCTCCGGGCTCGGGGTCGACGCGGTCTGGTTGAGCCCGTGGTTTCCGTCGCCGATGGCGGACGCGGGCTACGACGTGTCGGACTTCCGCGACATCGACCCGCTTTTCGGCACGCTCGCCGAGGCCGAGGCGATGATCGCCGAGGCGCACGCGCGCGGCATCCGGGTGATCGTCGATATCGTGCCGAACCACTGCTCTGACCAGCACCCCTGGTTCCAGGCCGCACTGGCCGCCGGCCCGGGCTCGCCGGAGCGCGAGCTGTTCTGGTTCCGCCCCGGTCGCGGACCCAACGGCGACGAGATGCCCACCGACTGGCGGGGCGAGTTCAAGGGCACCACGTGGACCCGCACGACCAACGCCGACGGGACTCCGGGCGAGTGGTACCTGCACCTTTTCGCACCCGAACAGCCGGACTTCAACTGGGACCACCCGAAGGTCCGGGCCGAGTTCGAGAGCATCCTGCGCTTCTGGTTCGACCGCGGCATCGACGGCATCCGGATCGACTCGGCCGCGCTGCTGCTGAAGGACCCGGCGCTGCCGGAGGTCGAAGCAGCCGAGCGGCACCCCTTCCACGACCTGGACGGGGTGCACGAGGTCTACCGGAGCTGGCGGCGGATCGCCGACGAATACCCCGGCGGCCGCGCGCTGATCGGCGAGGTCTGGCTGCCCGACGCGGAGCGGTTCACCAACTACCTGCGTCCCGACGAGCTGCACACAGCGTTCAACTTCGACTTCCTGACCTGCGCCTGGGACCCGGACCTGCTGCGGGCCTGCATCGACCGCACGATGGAGACGCACGCGCTGGTCGGTGCGCCGGCCACCTGGGTGCTCGCCAACCACGACGTCACCCGGCCGGTCACCCGCTATGGCCGGGAGGACACCACGTTCAGCTTCGCGACCAAGCGCGAAGGGACGCCGACCGACCTGCAGCTCGGCTACCAACGGGCGCGGGCGGCCGCGCTGCTCTGCCTGGCGCTGCCCGGCGGCGCCTACATCTACCAGGGCGACGAGCTGGGCCTCTGGGAGGTGGAAGACATCCCGCCCGCGATGCGCACCGACCCGATGTACCCGCGGTCCGGCTTCGTCGACCCCGGCCGCGACGGCTGCCGGGTGCCGCTGCCGTGGTCCGGCGTCGAGTCACCGTTCGGGTTCAGCCCGACCGGCTCGTCGGCGCCGTGGTTGCCGCAACCGGCCGACTGGAAGGACCGCACCGTTCAGGCGCAGACCGGTGACCCGCACTCGATGCTCGAGCTCTACCGCGAAGCGCTGCGCATTCGGCGCGACGTGGCGGCGCTCGGTGACGGCGCGATGCGCTGGCTGCCGTCGGCCGACGGGGTGCTGGCGTTCGCCCGCGACCCGCGGTTCGTCTGCGTTGCCAACCTGTCGACGGCCGCCGTCGACCTGCCCGACCACGAGGAGGTGTGGCTGGCGAGCGGTCCGCTCGACGGCGACCGGCTGCCGGCCGACACCACCGCGTGGCTCCGCACTGCCTGA
- a CDS encoding carbohydrate ABC transporter permease — MTIATPIRPLPATPPVAPAPRRRRSASGSGATRTLFSEVEISRGKGRFLYWLTLTLVFLLFLAIFIFPLYWMFSSAVKTPEEYAQPDPTLFPHTFVPETYQLAWDRMRIAKFFANTAFYALGGWLIQLVFQVAVAYALSKLRPIFGKVVLGLMLASLMLPATALLIPAYLTVTDVPIFGWNLLNTPWALWLPAVANAFNIYVLKRFFDQIPNDLLDSAALDGAGRFRVLWSIVLPLSRPVLGVVSIFSIVAIWKDFIWPLLVLQDPETQTLSVALSRLASTSQVPPTQLMAGLAIASVPMIVVFLIFQRSIIGGLAAGSMKG, encoded by the coding sequence ATGACGATCGCCACGCCGATCCGGCCGCTGCCGGCGACGCCGCCGGTGGCACCCGCGCCCCGCCGGCGCCGGTCGGCCAGCGGGTCCGGCGCCACCCGCACGCTGTTCTCCGAGGTCGAGATCAGCCGCGGCAAGGGCCGGTTCCTCTACTGGCTGACCCTGACCCTGGTCTTCCTGCTCTTCCTGGCGATCTTCATCTTCCCGCTCTACTGGATGTTCAGCAGCGCGGTGAAGACGCCGGAGGAGTATGCGCAGCCGGACCCGACGCTGTTCCCGCACACCTTCGTGCCGGAGACCTACCAGCTCGCCTGGGACCGGATGCGGATCGCCAAGTTCTTCGCCAACACCGCGTTCTACGCGCTCGGCGGCTGGCTCATCCAGCTCGTCTTCCAGGTCGCCGTCGCGTACGCGTTGTCGAAGTTGCGTCCAATCTTCGGCAAGGTCGTGCTCGGCCTGATGCTGGCCAGCCTGATGCTGCCGGCGACCGCGCTGCTGATCCCGGCCTACCTGACCGTGACCGACGTGCCGATCTTCGGCTGGAACCTGCTGAACACACCCTGGGCGCTGTGGCTGCCGGCGGTCGCCAACGCGTTCAACATCTACGTGCTCAAGCGGTTCTTCGACCAGATCCCCAACGACCTGCTCGACTCCGCCGCCCTCGACGGCGCCGGCCGGTTCCGGGTGCTGTGGAGCATCGTGCTCCCGCTGTCGCGTCCGGTGCTGGGCGTCGTGTCGATCTTCTCGATCGTGGCGATCTGGAAGGACTTCATCTGGCCGCTGCTGGTCTTGCAGGACCCGGAGACGCAGACGCTCAGCGTCGCGCTCAGCCGGCTCGCATCGACCAGCCAGGTGCCGCCGACCCAGCTCATGGCGGGTCTCGCGATCGCCAGCGTGCCGATGATCGTAGTTTTCCTCATTTTCCAGCGCAGCATCATCGGCGGATTGGCGGCAGGGAGTATGAAGGGCTAG
- a CDS encoding Uma2 family endonuclease: MTVTTPHIRKVPSAAWTVDDLDDLPDDGYRYEIFDGSLLVSPPAAMPHIAATVLLRDALHAQAPAHFKMIEGVGVFPDQRNFYIPDLVVAHVEVLKSRDRGIKPTDVLLAIEVVSPSNPSNDLFIKRKVYAQFDIPEYWVVDRRDLSLLVFRLADGSEYDLAAKVHPGDRWQSDWPFPLSIDPDQIFT, encoded by the coding sequence GTGACAGTGACGACCCCGCACATCCGCAAGGTGCCATCTGCGGCCTGGACGGTCGACGATCTCGATGACCTCCCCGACGACGGCTACCGCTACGAGATCTTCGACGGGAGCCTCCTGGTGAGCCCGCCAGCAGCCATGCCCCACATCGCCGCGACGGTCCTGCTCCGCGACGCCCTCCATGCCCAGGCACCTGCTCATTTCAAAATGATCGAAGGCGTCGGCGTCTTCCCCGACCAGCGCAACTTCTACATTCCTGATCTTGTCGTCGCCCACGTTGAAGTGCTCAAGAGCCGCGACCGCGGCATCAAGCCCACCGACGTGCTGCTCGCGATAGAGGTGGTTTCGCCTTCCAACCCGAGCAACGACCTCTTCATCAAGCGAAAGGTCTACGCGCAGTTCGACATCCCCGAATACTGGGTCGTCGACCGCCGTGACCTGTCTCTGCTGGTGTTCCGCTTGGCCGACGGCAGCGAATACGACCTCGCCGCGAAGGTCCATCCGGGCGATCGTTGGCAATCGGATTGGCCGTTCCCGCTGTCGATCGACCCTGACCAGATCTTTACCTAG
- a CDS encoding ABC transporter substrate-binding protein: MNRSRLRSAVGLLLVAGVALSAAACGSDDGGNAPASDPNAKVTLVINGLPPDTEAVNRKHFLDNVAEFEKLNPNIDIDAKEGKMDPQTFQSKLAGGQLEDVFYVYFTDPASLIAKRQVADISKYLGEFAPTKEIRPDLMKIFSDDGGKVYGLPAKNYSLGLLYNRDLFTQAKLDPNNPPKTWDEVRTAAKAISALGKDYVGYGDYSKNNTGGWHFTAGMYSLGGDVAVNEGGTWKAAFNNEKGTQVLQQLKDMRWTDNSMGQRQLLEWADLLQMMGSGKLGMYMAAPDNIETIVNQFKGDFNKYGLGPIPNGTATLAGGEGYMFNAKATPEKIRAGLKWLTFWWDNPDRIATEYEWAASQKTPVGLPEPALWTGDAKAKQQAAIDKLKNLPVENYKPFADATANIPLKVEPPNAQQIYAVLDVPMQKVLTDKNADIAKLLKDAETQVNGILASVK; this comes from the coding sequence ATGAACAGATCCAGGTTGCGTAGCGCCGTCGGGCTGCTGCTGGTCGCCGGGGTCGCGCTGTCGGCGGCCGCGTGCGGCTCCGACGACGGCGGCAACGCACCGGCTTCTGACCCCAATGCCAAGGTCACGCTCGTCATCAACGGCCTGCCGCCGGACACCGAGGCGGTCAACCGCAAGCACTTCCTTGACAACGTCGCCGAGTTCGAGAAGCTCAACCCGAACATCGACATCGATGCCAAAGAAGGCAAGATGGACCCGCAGACCTTCCAGTCGAAGCTCGCGGGTGGCCAGCTCGAGGACGTCTTCTACGTCTACTTCACCGACCCGGCCAGCCTGATCGCTAAGCGCCAGGTCGCTGACATCAGCAAATACCTCGGCGAGTTCGCGCCGACCAAGGAGATCCGGCCGGATCTCATGAAGATCTTCTCGGACGACGGCGGCAAGGTTTACGGCCTGCCCGCGAAGAACTACTCGCTCGGCCTGCTCTACAACCGGGACCTGTTCACCCAGGCCAAGCTCGACCCGAACAACCCGCCGAAGACCTGGGACGAGGTCCGCACCGCGGCCAAGGCGATCAGCGCCCTGGGCAAGGACTACGTCGGCTACGGCGACTACAGCAAGAACAACACCGGTGGCTGGCACTTCACCGCGGGGATGTACTCGCTCGGTGGCGACGTGGCGGTCAACGAGGGTGGCACCTGGAAGGCGGCCTTCAACAACGAGAAGGGCACCCAGGTCCTCCAGCAGCTCAAGGACATGCGCTGGACCGACAACAGCATGGGCCAGCGCCAGCTCCTGGAGTGGGCCGACCTGCTCCAGATGATGGGCTCCGGCAAGCTCGGCATGTACATGGCCGCCCCGGACAACATCGAGACGATCGTCAACCAGTTCAAGGGCGACTTCAACAAGTACGGCCTGGGCCCGATCCCGAACGGCACCGCCACCCTGGCCGGTGGCGAGGGCTACATGTTCAACGCCAAGGCCACGCCCGAGAAGATCCGCGCCGGCCTCAAGTGGCTGACGTTCTGGTGGGACAACCCGGACCGGATCGCGACCGAGTACGAGTGGGCCGCTTCGCAGAAGACCCCGGTCGGCCTGCCCGAGCCGGCGCTGTGGACCGGTGACGCGAAGGCCAAGCAGCAGGCGGCGATCGACAAGCTGAAGAACCTGCCGGTCGAGAACTACAAGCCGTTCGCTGACGCCACCGCCAACATCCCGCTGAAGGTCGAGCCGCCGAACGCGCAGCAGATCTACGCGGTGCTGGACGTGCCGATGCAGAAGGTGCTGACCGACAAGAACGCCGACATCGCCAAGCTGCTCAAGGACGCCGAGACCCAGGTCAACGGCATCCTCGCCAGCGTCAAGTAA
- a CDS encoding carbohydrate ABC transporter permease: MAVATAGRPAGFRSRLSRKIQDNLMAYAFMAGGIACFAFFSWYPLVRGVILSFQQINFVTDPYWVGTDNFTAIFKDPLFVTAWKNTLIFTGIALIFGFLVPLALSILINEMRHLKGFFRVAVYLPVMLPPIVGVLLFRYFYDPGFGLFNTILRGVGLPESQWTQSSKTAMISLVLVSTWANLGGATLMYLAALQSIPGDLYEAAELDGASAWRRLRHVTLPQLRFIMLVLLLLQIIATMQVFIEPYQLTGTSNPDTVTVMVLIYRYAFTVNQDFGMAAAMSVLLFVVLGIFSAIYLRVTRDRD, from the coding sequence ATGGCGGTCGCCACCGCCGGCCGGCCGGCTGGGTTTCGCAGCCGCCTGAGCCGGAAGATCCAGGACAACCTCATGGCGTACGCCTTCATGGCCGGAGGCATCGCCTGTTTCGCGTTCTTCTCGTGGTATCCGCTGGTCCGCGGTGTGATCCTGAGCTTCCAGCAGATCAACTTCGTGACCGATCCCTACTGGGTCGGCACCGACAACTTCACCGCCATCTTCAAGGACCCGCTGTTCGTCACGGCGTGGAAGAACACCCTCATCTTCACCGGCATCGCGCTGATCTTCGGCTTCCTCGTACCCCTGGCGCTGTCGATCTTGATCAATGAGATGCGGCACCTCAAGGGCTTCTTCCGGGTGGCCGTCTATCTCCCGGTGATGCTCCCGCCGATCGTCGGCGTGCTGCTCTTCCGCTACTTCTACGACCCCGGCTTCGGCCTGTTCAACACGATCCTGCGCGGCGTCGGCCTGCCCGAGTCGCAGTGGACCCAGTCGTCGAAGACCGCGATGATCTCGCTGGTCCTGGTCTCCACCTGGGCCAACCTTGGCGGCGCGACGCTGATGTATCTCGCGGCACTCCAAAGCATCCCCGGCGACCTCTACGAGGCGGCCGAGCTCGACGGCGCCAGCGCCTGGCGCCGGCTGCGCCATGTGACGCTGCCCCAGCTCCGCTTCATCATGCTGGTCCTGCTGCTGCTTCAGATCATCGCGACGATGCAGGTGTTCATCGAGCCATACCAGCTCACCGGAACGTCCAATCCGGACACCGTCACGGTGATGGTGCTGATCTACCGGTACGCGTTCACCGTCAACCAGGACTTCGGCATGGCCGCCGCGATGAGCGTGCTGCTGTTCGTGGTGCTGGGCATCTTCTCCGCCATCTACCTGCGGGTGACCCGTGACCGGGACTGA
- a CDS encoding LacI family DNA-binding transcriptional regulator: MTRRLTEVARKAGVSEATVSRVLNGRDGVSESTRTAVLTALDVLGYERPTKLRGERARLVGLVLPELQNPIFPALAEVVTGSLAQRGLTPALCARTIGGISEPDYVDMLLDHQVSGVIFAGGNYALADAKHEHYRQLTDRGLPVVLVNAGVDELPFPHVSTDDAVAVEQAYGHLRSLGHERIGLVLGPEDHMPSRRKLTAMAEAAGWGPDDITEWVGRTSFSMESARVAATKLIDKGATGLICASDVIALGTIRAVRRLGKQVPDDISVIGFDDSGLMTCTDPPLTTIRQPIEMMGQAAVDILVNQIEGVGVNTDELLFEPELVVRGSTGPARSR, translated from the coding sequence GTGACCAGACGACTGACCGAGGTCGCGCGCAAGGCCGGCGTCAGCGAAGCGACCGTGAGCCGGGTGCTCAACGGTCGCGACGGTGTCTCCGAATCGACGCGCACCGCGGTGCTGACCGCGCTCGACGTGCTCGGCTACGAGCGCCCGACGAAGCTGCGCGGCGAGCGCGCCCGGCTCGTCGGCCTCGTGCTGCCCGAGCTGCAAAACCCGATCTTCCCCGCCCTCGCCGAGGTGGTGACCGGCTCGCTCGCCCAGCGCGGCCTGACCCCGGCCCTCTGCGCCCGCACCATCGGCGGCATCTCGGAGCCTGACTACGTCGACATGCTGCTCGACCACCAGGTTTCCGGCGTGATCTTCGCCGGCGGCAACTACGCGCTGGCCGACGCCAAGCACGAGCACTATCGCCAGCTCACCGACCGTGGCCTGCCGGTGGTGCTGGTCAACGCCGGCGTCGACGAGTTGCCGTTCCCGCACGTCTCGACCGACGACGCGGTGGCGGTCGAGCAGGCCTACGGGCACCTGCGTTCGCTCGGCCACGAGCGGATCGGCCTGGTGCTCGGCCCGGAAGACCACATGCCCTCGCGGCGCAAGCTGACCGCCATGGCCGAGGCCGCCGGGTGGGGGCCAGACGACATCACCGAGTGGGTCGGTCGCACCAGCTTCTCGATGGAGAGCGCCCGGGTCGCGGCCACCAAGCTGATCGACAAGGGCGCCACCGGGCTGATCTGTGCCAGCGACGTGATCGCGCTGGGCACGATCCGCGCCGTGCGCCGGCTCGGCAAGCAGGTGCCCGATGACATCTCGGTGATCGGCTTCGATGACTCGGGGCTGATGACCTGCACCGACCCGCCGCTGACCACGATCCGCCAGCCCATCGAGATGATGGGCCAGGCGGCCGTCGACATCCTGGTCAACCAGATCGAAGGCGTCGGGGTCAACACCGACGAACTTCTCTTCGAGCCCGAGTTGGTGGTGCGCGGCTCCACCGGGCCGGCTCGCTCGCGCTGA